One part of the Phragmites australis chromosome 3, lpPhrAust1.1, whole genome shotgun sequence genome encodes these proteins:
- the LOC133912352 gene encoding ATP-dependent Clp protease proteolytic subunit 5, chloroplastic-like translates to MATTAAASSSLTAPLLRPNTNTTPTPKSFPFRRNRRCARAVTAAASVRGARPYGAAQRHGIWSIRDDLVVPRSPYFPVEYAAGQERGPSPMVMERFQSVVSQLFQHRIIRCGGPVEDDMANIIVAQLLYLDAINPTKDIIMYVNSPGGSVTAGMAIFDTMKHIRPDVSTVCIGLAASMGAFLLSAGTKGKRYSLPNSRIMIHQPLGGAQGQETDLEIQANEMLHHKANLNGYLAYHTGQPLDKINVDTDRDYFMSAKEAKEYGLIDGVIMNPLKALQPLPASS, encoded by the exons ATGGCGACCACCGCCGCCGCATCCTCGTCGCTGACTGCCCCTCTCCTCCGCCCGAACACGAACACCACACCCACCCCCAAATCCTTCCCATTCCGCAG GAACAGGAGGTGCGCTCGCGCCGTGACCGCCGCGGCCTCCGTCAGGGGCGCGAGGCCTTACGGAGCTGCACAGCGGCACGGGATTTGGTCGATCAG GGATGACTTGGTGGTGCCGAGATCGCCCTACTTCCCGGTGGAGTATGCGGCGGGGCAGGAGCGCGGGCCGTCGCCAATGGTGATGGAGCGGTTCCAGAGCGTCGTCAGCCAGCTCTTCCAGCAT AGGATTATCCGTTGCGGTGGGCCTGTGGAGGATGATATGGCAAACATTATTGTCGCCCAACTGCTTTATCTTGACGCCATCAATCCCACTAAG GATATCATTATGTATGTGAACTCACCTGGAGGGTCAGTGACAGCTG GGATGGCTATATTTGATACAATGAAGCATATCAGGCCTGATGTTTCCACTGTTTGTATTGGACTAGCAGCAAG TATGGGAGCTTTTCTGCTTAGTGCTGGAACCAAAG GAAAGCGGTACAGCTTACCTAACTCAAGGATAATGATCCATCAACCTCTTGGAGGAGCCCAAGGACAAGAGACTGATCTTGAGATCCAG GCCAATGAGATGCTGCACCACAAGGCTAACTTAAATGGATATCTGGCATACCACACTGGGCAGCCCCTGGATAAGATCAACGTAGATACTGACCGTGACTACTTCATGAGCGCGAAAGAGGCAAAGGAGTATGGCCTTATTGATG